From a region of the Paralichthys olivaceus isolate ysfri-2021 chromosome 4, ASM2471397v2, whole genome shotgun sequence genome:
- the anxa3a gene encoding annexin A3a translates to MATLWEKLEDVLETSRSARSSGGATIKPHPNFNAENDAEALRDAMKGFGTEEKVLIDILTQRTNQQRQLICEAYEKITGKTLVRDLKRETRRNMEDVLVALVSTPAEFDCHEVMRAMKGAGSKDCILIEIFASRTNEEIKALNAVYLRETENLLVQDLRKEVSGDFSKALLLLNEAKRDESPNVDRKMAKEDAQALYHASEKKWGTDESKFIEILCERSINQLRLTFFEYKKLSGKSLQESIESEMSGELEELLVAIVKCVKSTPTYFAEQLHKSMKGGGTDEATLCRVMVSRSEIDLLDIRKYFKKSYDYSLHSAIDSDLSGDYGECIKAICGGDD, encoded by the exons ATGGCTACTTTATGG GAAAAGCTGGAGGATGTTTTGGAGACTTCCCGGTCCGCCCGGTCCTCAGGG GGAGCAACCATTAAGCCGCACCCCAATTTTAATGCAGAAAATGATGCTGAGGCCCTGAGGGACGCCATGAAAGGATTTG gAACCGAGGAGAAGGTCCTGATTGACATTTTGACTCAAAGGACCAACCAGCAGCGGCAGCTCATCTGTGAAGCCTACGAGAAGATCACAGGCAAA ACGTTGGTGCGCGACCTGAAACGTGAAACCCGCAGGAACATGGAGGACGTGCTGGTGGCGCTGGTCTCCACTCCTGCAGAGTTCGACTGCCACGAAGTGATGAGGGCCATGAAA GGAGCTGGATCCAAGGACTGCATCCTGATTGAAATCTTTGCATCCAGAACCAATGAAGAGATCAAAGCTTTGAACGCCGTCTATCTGCGAG AAACTGAGAATCTGTTGGTTCAAGACCTGAGGAAAGAAGTTTCCGGCGACTTCTCCAAAGCGCTGCTCCTCCTGAACGAG gcaAAAAGGGACGAGAGCCCCAACGTAGACAGGAAGATGGCAAAAGAAGACGCTCAG GCTCTTTACCACGCTTCAGAGAAGAAGTGGGGAACTGATGAATCCAAGTTCATAGAAATCCTGTGTGAGAGAAGCATAAATCAGCTCAGACTAA cttttttCGAGTACAAGAAACTCAGCGGAAAATCTCTGCAGGAAAGCATCGAGAGTGAGATGTcaggggagctggaggagctgctggtggCCATCG TGAAATGTGTGAAGTCCACCCCCACCTACTTTGCAGAACAACTGCACAAGAGCATGAAG GGCGGTGGAACCGATGAGGCGACTCTGTGCCGCGTCATGGTGAGCCGGTCTGAGATCGATCTGCTGGACATCAGAAAGTATTTCAAGAAGTCCTACGATTACTCTCTGCACTCAGCCATCGAC TCGGATCTGTCCGGAGACTACGGCGAATGCATCAAGGCCATCTGCGGAGGAGACGACTGA
- the LOC109641325 gene encoding LOW QUALITY PROTEIN: histidine decarboxylase-like (The sequence of the model RefSeq protein was modified relative to this genomic sequence to represent the inferred CDS: substituted 2 bases at 2 genomic stop codons), with the protein MQAQEYNRRAAKELVDYITQYLGSVRDRRVIPDVKPGYMKQLLPDTAPSEPEDWESIFSDIEKVIMPGVVHWQSPHMHAYYPCLTSWPSMLGDMLADAINCLGFTWASSPACTKLEMNVLDWLCKALGLPSFFLHRDPESRGGGILQSTVSESTLVALLAARKDKLLQLRAEQDQDPDDSVLNARLVAYASDQAHSSVEKAGLISRVKIRLLPSDEQLTLRGDALKRAIEEDRSRGLVPFMVRIXPRRMENWFFDXSNSSNVHKCSSDNLNDFCLINLSLGSEEGLWLHVDAAYAGSAYLCPELCWSLEGVEFAHSFVFNPSKWMMVHFDCTAFWVKDKFKLQQTFTVDPVYLRHEDSQEATDFMNWQIPLSRRFRSIKLWFVLRSFGLKKLQAHIRHNRGIEMAKLLESRVRSDPLFEIPAERHLGLVVFCLKGGNSLTQELLTRLTRSGSVYLVPADVRTKRVIRFTVTSQFTTAEDILKDWGLIANMAATLLAEGPNDSTNQTLGEDELMGAKEDKDPDFAERRCCVQAGQSSAGGLESMEDSRPLTWI; encoded by the exons ATGCAGGCGCAGGAATACAATCGCAGAG CAGCTAAGGAGCTGGTGGACTACATCACACAGTACCTGGGCTCCGTCAGAGACAGGAGGGTGATTCCAGATGTGAAGCCGGGTTACATGAAGCAGCTGCTGCCTGACACGGCGCCTTCAGAGCCCGAGGACTGGGAGAGCATCTTCAGCGACATCGAGAAAGTCATCATGCCGGGA GTGGTTCACTGGCAGAGCCCTCACATGCACGCCTACTACCCCTGCCTGACGTCGTGGCCCTCTATGCTCGGGGACATGCTCGCAGATGCCATCAACTGTCTGGGATTCACCTGG GCCTCCAGCCCGGCGTGCACCAAGCTGGAGATGAATGTGTTGGACTGGTTGTGTAAAGCTCTGGGGCTCCCCTCCTTCTTCCTGCATCGGGATCCTGAGAGCAGAGGTGGAGGCATCCTGCAG AGCACGGTCAGCGAGAGCACGCTGGTCGCTCTGCTGGCAGCCAGGAAGGACAAACTCTTACAGCTGCGAGCCGAGCAGGACCAGGACCCGGACGACTCGGTCCTGAACGCACGACTGGTGGCCTACGCTTCAGATCAG GCTCATTCGTCAGTGGAGAAGGCCGGTCTGATCTCCCGGGTGAAGATCAGGTTACTGCCCAGCGACGAGCAGCTCACTCTGAGAGGAGACGCTTTAAAACGAGCCATAGAAGAAGACAGGAGCAGAGGACTGGTCCCCTTCATGGTACGAATCTGACCCCGACGGATGGAGAATTGGTTTTTTGACTAATCTAACAGCAGTAATGTTCACAAATGTTCTTCTGATAACCTCAATGATTTCTGTCTCATA AACTTGTCTCTAGGTTCCGAGGAGGGACTGTGGCTCCACGTGGACGCTGCCTATGCTGGCTCAGCGTACCTCTGTCCTGAGCTCTGCTGGTCACTAGAGGGCGTCGAATTCGCTCACTCGTTTGTCTTCAACCCTTCCAAGTGGATGATGGTTCATTTTGACTGCACGGCCTTCTG GGTGAAAGATAAATTTAAACTCCAGCAGACGTTCACTGTCGATCCCGTTTATCTCAGACACGAAGACTCTCAGGAAGCCACTGACTTCATG AACTGGCAGATTCCTCTCAGCCGACGTTTCCGTTCTATCAAACTCTGGTTCGTCCTGCGCAGCTTCGGACTGAAGAAGCTTCAGGCTCATATCAGACAT AACAGGGGCATCGAGATGGCAAAGCTCTTAGAGTCTCGTGTACGGAGTGACCCACTGTTTGAGATTCCTGCTGAGAGACACCTCGGCCTCGTGGTCTTCTGTCTGAAA GGAGGAAACTCTTTGACCCAGGAGCTGCTGACGAGACTGACCAGGTCCGGCTCCGTGTACCTCGTCCCCGCAGACGTGCGCACCAAACGCGTCATCCGcttcacagtgacctcacagtTCACCACTGCAGAGGACATCCTTAAGGACTGGGGCCTCATCgccaacatggctgccactCTTCTGGCCGAGGGTCCGAATGACTCGACGAACCAAACTCTGGGGGAAGACGAGCTGATGGGGGCGAAAGAAGACAAAGACCCAGATTTTGCAGAGAGACGATGCTGCGTCCAGGCTGGACAAAGCTCAGCTGGAGGCCTGGAATCTATGGAGGACAGCCGGCCTCTGACCTGGATATGA